The following coding sequences lie in one Melospiza melodia melodia isolate bMelMel2 chromosome 10, bMelMel2.pri, whole genome shotgun sequence genomic window:
- the OGN gene encoding mimecan, producing the protein METLQATFFLFVFVPLVNAAPPLQQESLYEYDTDVSMGSLTQQDYEMQSKDIRKAGTNVSLDTSLMLQSDDSQLDVPPTKDTNLPTCLLCVCLSGSVYCEEIDIEAVPPLPKETAYLYARFNKIKRIAASDFADITTLRRIDFSGNRIEEIEDGAFSKLLLLEELSLAENRLVKLPVLPPKLTSLNANQNRIKSRGIKANAFKKLTNLAYLYLGHNALESVPLNLPESLRILHLQYNNITSITDDTFCKSNNTRYIRTRMDEIRMEGNPIVLAKHVNAFSCLRMLPVGTYY; encoded by the exons ATGGAGACTTTGCAagctactttttttttgtttgtgtttgtacCTTTGGTAAATGCAGCACCACCTCTACAGCAAGAATCACTCTATGAGTATGATACAGATGTTTCCATGGGAAGCCTGACCCAACAAGATTATGAAATGCAATCCAAGGATATAAGAAag GCTGGAACAAATGTTTCTCTTGACACCTCCCTAATGCTACAAAGTGATGACAGCCAACTTGATGTCCCACCAACAAAGGACACAA acCTGCCCACATGTTTGCTGTGCGTGTGCCTGAGCGGCTCCGTGTACTGCGAGGAGATCGACATCGAGGCCGTGCCCCCCCTGCCCAAGGAAACCGCGTATCTCTACGCCCGCTTCAACAAGATCAAGAGGATTGCAGCCTCAGACTTCGCTGACATCA CTACCTTGAGAAGAATTGATTTTAGTGGAAATAGGATAGAAGAAATAGAAGATGGAGCCTTTTCAAAGCTTCTGCTGTTGGAAGAACTTTCTCTTGCTGAAAATCGACTTGTAAAACTTCCTGTTCTACCTCCCAAACTAACATCACTTAATGCAAACCAAAACAGAATCAAGAGCAGAGGAATCAAAGCAAATGCTTTCAAG AAGCTCACAAATTTGGCCTACCTCTACTTAGGACACAACGCACTGGAATCTGTGCCCCTGAACTTACCGGAGAGTCTGCGCATTCTTCACCTTCAG TACAACAACATCACGAGCATCACGGATGACACGTTCTGCAAGTCCAACAACACGCGCTACATCCGCACGCGCATGGACGAGATCAGGATGGAGGGCAACCCCATCGTGCTGGCCAAGCACGTCAACGCCTTCTCCTGCCTGAGGATGCTGCCCGTGGGCACCTACTACTAA